In Deltaproteobacteria bacterium, the genomic stretch CGTCGATGCGCACGGGCTTGGCGACCTGGAAGCTTCCGGCAGCGCGCAGCCGCGCCGGGAGCGTCACTTTGGTCGATATATCTTGATCGTTGGTGAGCGGGCCGAACTCCTCGGGCACGCCGTGGAAGCGCGCGGTCCCGGAGAGCCTGGTGGGCGCGGGGAGCGAGCCGGAGAGCCCGAACGCGGCCACGTCGCCGACGGTGTAGCGCGCGCCGAGGATGACGCCGAGCCCCCAGCCGCCGGCGTTCAAGTGCACGTCGCCTTCGGTGGTCACGAAGTCCAGGCCGCGCGTGAGATCGAACGTGGTGTGCATGGCCCCCACGGAGAGACCGAGGGAGAGCGCGGGGATGACCTGGTACGCGCCCGAGGCCATGACCGCCAGCGTCTGGAAGCTCGCCGACTCCACCTCGAAGCGATCCTGGTAGCTCGTGGGCCAGCTCGTTCCGAGGCCGAAGGGCGCGTTCACCGCGAGGCCGTACGCGAGCCTTCCGTCGCGGCGCGCGGCGTAGAGGTAGGGCGGCAGGTAGACCTTGTTCAGGCCGTCGGTCTTTTCGCCACTGGGATCCGTTGCGCTGCCGGAGGGCGCGATGCCCGTGGCGCCAAGCTCGACGTCGAGCGACCCGACGCCCGCGAGCCCTGCGGGGTTGTAGTACGCCGAGCTGGCCTCCGCGCGCGCGCCCGCGGTGCCGCCGCGACCGGTGGCCGCAGCGTCCTGCTCGTCGATGCCGAAGCCGCCCGCATGCGCGACCATCGGAGTGAGCAGCGCGGCGATCGCGATATATCGAGATATAGCGAGCATCACGGATACCCCGCGAGGAACTTGGCGACCTGGTCCTGGCCGTTGATGGCGTTGCCGTCGAGCGCCTCGAGCGGATCCGCCTCGAAGATGTGGCTCGCCGCCGGGAACGTGCTGAACACGCAGGTCTGGTTCTTGGCGCAGGCGTCGTCGGTGGGGGCGCAGACCACGCACTCGGGCGAGAGCACCGCTTGCAGCCGCCAGGTGCTCGCGTTGGGCACGATGGTGTCCGCGCCGGCCATCTGCACGAGCACGCGCTTCTGCGGCCAGTGCTGCGTTTGGCCGGTCATCACGTCCACGTAGTCGTCGGGCTGCTGGATGGCGAAGCGCGCGATGTTGATGGGGTCGACGTCATCGAGCAGCCAGTGCGACGCCGCCAGGAACTGCCAACCTGCGAGGTTGGGCGGGTTCACGCTGATGCCCTGCGACGCCAGCCCGGGCGGCAAGATCAAGCCGAACGTCGTCGACTCCTGGAACAGATCGGCCAGGCCCGCGCCGCCCACGTTGAGCGCGAGCGTGGTGATGTGCGGCTCCTCGCCACTCTCCATGCCGCCGAAGATCCCGCCCAGCGAGATGCCGGTGTAGGTGACGTCGCTCGTGTCGAGCTCGAGTCCCGAGGGGAGGATTTGCGTCCAATCCGTCTGCGTGAGGAAGCGATAGCCCGCGGAGAGATCGATCTCCGCCTGGCGGAAGTGATCGCGCGTGGCGCCGAGGTTGTTGAGGTCGATGAACGCCGCGCCCGAGGCGATGGGCGTGCCGGGCTCGGTGAGCGTGCCGCTGAAGACGGTGTTGTAGAGCGAGTAGCGGTTGAAGTCGCCGTTCACGCAGAAGCCGTCGTCGCCGCAGACGCCCGAGCTGCACAGGAACGCCGGCTCCACGCCCTGCTGATCCGAGTTCGACGGATCCGTGCAGATCGTCGGGCCCGGCGACACCGTGCCGTTCGAGTTGGTCGTCGCGAAG encodes the following:
- a CDS encoding outer membrane protein transport protein, giving the protein MLAISRYIAIAALLTPMVAHAGGFGIDEQDAAATGRGGTAGARAEASSAYYNPAGLAGVGSLDVELGATGIAPSGSATDPSGEKTDGLNKVYLPPYLYAARRDGRLAYGLAVNAPFGLGTSWPTSYQDRFEVESASFQTLAVMASGAYQVIPALSLGLSVGAMHTTFDLTRGLDFVTTEGDVHLNAGGWGLGVILGARYTVGDVAAFGLSGSLPAPTRLSGTARFHGVPEEFGPLTNDQDISTKVTLPARLRAAGSFQVAKPVRIDADLTYTFWSSFKSLDIAFSDPNTPASGQEKDWNNALTAHLGGEYHLPAVADFRAGLSFDQAVAPLSTLGSDAPDGNRWQFCLGAGRELWQGVRADLAYAFLLQQTRTSQDPNFPATFTGHAHLLALSIGFKLPEPGQTTNSVVAAR